The genome window GTACAGCTAAACAGATGAAATGAAGCTTTTAACTTAGCGTGACACTGAGTGTTCTAGTGATCTGTTTTGAAAGTTGCACAGGATTAACGATAattgcagttaaaaaaatcagacTTACTTCCACCATTCATTAGGGTTGTATTGACTGACGCTATCAGAGTCTGGTTGGCGGAACCACTCCACATCGTATCCGGGATATACGTTAGGCTCGTTCAGGAAGCCGTGCGTGTAACCCGGCGAGTGCGGAATCAACGTGTGATGCCTCAAGCCCTTCTTGGTGTAGTCGTACTGGCGATTGCGGTTCCAGTAGTTGCCACCTGACAAGTAATCATTGGAGGCAAACTTCGTGTTGTTGGACGGCAGGTACACGTTGTAAGGGGTTGGGTCAACAGGCGATGGCGGTTGCAGTGGAGTCTTGTCGGAGAAGGCATctgtaagtttaaattatattgccaatttttatttttaacttactaTAAACAATTGATGAATATTTATCACACTTGGACACTTGGATACTTTATTCACAAAACTTTCGCTCAGACAGTTGGTTCACTTAGAATATagaataagtatataaaatttagaagCGTCAATAGTTCGACCCTGGATCCACTTTTCAACTATTGTCGTGAatcgtattttaataaattccgttaatatttatatacatttaaaaaatacatatatacctGGAGTGTATCGTCCATGAAACTTATGCACGTCTTTGTGGTGATGTGTGGTCGTTAAGGGATCGTGCACGAGTGAGATCTGGTCGACGTGCGGCAGTGAGTTAGGCCCGTAGCTATACGGGTAGCTGCCCTTCTTCTTGGCGTCGAACTCGTCTCGACTCTCATCCGACAGGAGTGTCCGGATGTCGTACTGTCCCGCTTCTATCAATTTGTGGATGACGTGTCTGAAAGAGGTAGTTATATATCTTAAAGGAACAATTCGTTTTTTCTAAGCGTAAGAAACGTTTTGTGACATACTAGGCaatatgataatattaaatctaatgTAACGATTATAATAGTCACTAGTTAGCCTATTTACGACAGCATACTCACTCCGGGTATGGCTCCGGGTGCAGACAATATGTGAGGCCAGGCTGCGCGCAGGGCGGGCTGCGGCCGGGTGGCGCGGGCTCGAACCCGCACTGCTGACCGTACGGGCAGCTGTACCCGTCACCACCACTCACCAACCAcattatctataaaataagtattattttttaaaaaaaacataataaatttctaatatacctgtatattatatttattatgagcATTCTAACGTGggcttctgagaccaaaatctcttattaaataagatattgTGAACTAGcgacttttaaaaaaatcggtGTCTGTTTACAACTTTGAAAACGGAAATggtaaaaactaaaactgCCTGTCTATCCATAAAGATTTCagataagaaatacaaaagagtttttattctcgttttcaatttaatttaaaattcgaataAGGACTTAAATAGCCACTTAGCATAgcaggaattaaataaaattaaaaaaaaaattagagatTGGATGATAATATTACGCTGAGTCATCTAGACAGGGCAAATAATTTGGCACAACCCGTGTCATTATCTTACGCAGTCCGCTCTGGTCTCGCCTACATACAAGCCGACACCTTTCCCAATAGAAGCGACTCAGTTAAATACAATAGAACCGACCATATAATCAATCTGTAcgtgaaataaattgaatcacAGTAAGGGTACAGTTATAATGCAAGCGCTTAACTGCAAGATGTCTGCGAAGCGATTTTAGAAAAAGTCACGAgtcgaaaaaataaaataaaaatagtgaaatactttatatcattcattatatttgttatttatattgctgACTGGCGTGTTATAAAAAACGccattattaaagtaaattttctgTCACAAAAATCACATATTTCCATTCTAATTTTGAATTACGTGTACTCTTTAGAAATGGATTATcca of Papilio machaon chromosome 6, ilPapMach1.1, whole genome shotgun sequence contains these proteins:
- the LOC106710958 gene encoding protein spaetzle 5, whose product is MWLVSGGDGYSCPYGQQCGFEPAPPGRSPPCAQPGLTYCLHPEPYPEHVIHKLIEAGQYDIRTLLSDESRDEFDAKKKGSYPYSYGPNSLPHVDQISLVHDPLTTTHHHKDVHKFHGRYTPDAFSDKTPLQPPSPVDPTPYNVYLPSNNTKFASNDYLSGGNYWNRNRQYDYTKKGLRHHTLIPHSPGYTHGFLNEPNVYPGYDVEWFRQPDSDSVSQYNPNEWWKYMSPDRSGGVTIQRSISFPSHTTTVRRRRNAELVQAASKKKLTGAEALRIALGLANEDSSAERPRRQAQDNTQELCRVRTQFITPRAALNNKGNWRYVVNMADNMTQLVRAEICASTECNGLCTIPLGYSSRCEQKYIQKRLVALETSGQTLYTDLFWIPSCCQCTIVNNN